The Anoxybacillus flavithermus genome has a segment encoding these proteins:
- a CDS encoding inositol monophosphatase: MWNEIDQHMQHWIREAGERIRDAFQTKLKIETKSSPSDLVTNVDREIEQFFIERIRRTYPTHRILGEEGLGDELQALDGTVWIIDPIDGTMNFIHQQRHFAISVGVFQDGVGMLGYIYDVAFDELYYAQKGKGAFLNGTPLPSLEKTTLERAIISLNATWVTENRRIDPHVLAPLVKKARGTRSYGSAALEMAYIASGKLDAYITLRLSPWDIAGGMVIVEEVGGVVTNLYGEPLNMIEKSSVFVSKPGLHEEILAMIKR; encoded by the coding sequence ATGTGGAACGAAATTGATCAACATATGCAGCATTGGATTCGCGAAGCAGGGGAACGCATACGCGATGCGTTTCAAACGAAACTAAAAATCGAAACGAAATCAAGCCCGTCCGATTTAGTGACAAACGTCGATCGCGAAATTGAACAATTTTTTATTGAACGCATTCGCCGAACGTATCCGACACATCGCATTTTAGGAGAAGAAGGGCTCGGCGATGAATTACAAGCGCTAGACGGCACTGTTTGGATAATCGACCCGATTGACGGGACGATGAATTTTATTCACCAACAGCGCCATTTTGCGATTTCTGTCGGGGTGTTTCAAGACGGTGTCGGCATGCTTGGTTACATATACGATGTGGCGTTTGACGAGCTATATTACGCCCAAAAAGGAAAGGGAGCGTTTTTAAACGGCACCCCGCTTCCGTCGCTTGAGAAAACGACGCTTGAACGTGCGATCATTTCGCTAAATGCAACGTGGGTGACAGAAAACCGCCGCATCGATCCACATGTGCTAGCCCCGCTTGTGAAAAAAGCGCGCGGTACGCGTTCATACGGTTCTGCGGCACTTGAGATGGCGTACATCGCATCAGGGAAACTCGATGCGTACATTACGCTTCGATTGTCGCCATGGGATATTGCTGGTGGGATGGTTATTGTTGAAGAAGTAGGCGGTGTGGTGACAAACTTGTACGGCGAGCCGCTCAATATGATTGAAAAAAGCTCGGTGTTTGTTTCAAAACCGGGATTGCATGAAGAAATACTTGCGATGATCAAGCGCTAA
- a CDS encoding translational GTPase TypA, translating into MRNDIRNIAIIAHVDHGKTTLVDQLLRQSGTFRANEQVEERALDRNDLERERGITILAKNTAIQYKGTRINILDTPGHADFGGEVERIMRLVDGVLLVVDAYEGCMPQTRFVLKKALEQNLTPIVVVNKIDREFARPHEVVDEVIDLFIELGASEDQLEFPVVYASAINGTASLDADKQDADMTALFETIIAHIPAPIDNSDEPLQFQVALLDYNDYVGRIGIGRIFRGRMQVGQQVALMKLDGSVKTFRVTKLFGFLGLKRIEIEEAKAGDLVAVSGMEDINVGETVCPLDAQEALPPLRIDEPTLQMTFLVNNSPFAGREGKHVTARKIEERLRLQLETDVSLRVEPTDSPDAWIVSGRGELHLSILIENMRREGFELQVSKPEVIMKEIDGVMCEPVERVQIDIPEEYTGAIMESLGARKGEMIDMINNGNGQVRLIFLVPARGLIGYRTEFMSLTRGYGILNHSFDSYQPVIQGQIGGRHQGVLISMETGKATAYGIMQVEDRGVIFIEPGTEVYEGMIVGEHSRDNDLVVNVCKMKHVTNVRSSTKEQTVTMKKPRLMTLEEALEYLNDDEYCEVTPQSIRLRKKILDKNEREKIAKKKKLAEQKK; encoded by the coding sequence TTGAGAAACGATATTCGCAACATCGCGATTATTGCGCACGTTGACCACGGAAAAACGACGTTAGTCGACCAATTGCTTCGCCAATCCGGCACGTTTCGGGCGAACGAACAAGTGGAAGAACGGGCGCTTGATCGCAACGATTTAGAGCGTGAACGAGGCATTACGATTTTAGCAAAAAATACAGCCATTCAATACAAAGGCACGCGCATTAACATTTTAGATACGCCGGGACATGCGGACTTCGGTGGAGAAGTCGAACGCATTATGCGGCTCGTTGATGGAGTGTTGCTCGTCGTCGATGCATACGAAGGATGTATGCCACAAACGCGCTTCGTGTTAAAAAAAGCGTTAGAACAAAACTTAACGCCGATTGTTGTCGTTAATAAAATTGACCGCGAATTTGCGCGCCCACACGAAGTTGTCGATGAAGTGATCGATTTATTTATTGAGCTCGGGGCATCAGAAGATCAGCTTGAGTTTCCGGTCGTGTACGCTTCAGCGATTAACGGAACGGCAAGTTTAGATGCAGACAAACAAGATGCTGACATGACGGCGCTATTTGAAACGATTATTGCGCATATTCCGGCTCCAATCGACAATAGCGATGAGCCGCTTCAATTTCAAGTCGCCCTTCTCGACTATAACGATTACGTCGGTCGCATTGGGATCGGCCGTATTTTCCGCGGGCGCATGCAAGTGGGACAACAAGTCGCCCTTATGAAGCTCGACGGCTCTGTGAAAACGTTTCGCGTCACAAAACTATTTGGCTTCCTCGGATTAAAACGCATCGAAATTGAAGAAGCGAAAGCGGGCGATTTAGTCGCTGTTTCCGGCATGGAAGATATTAACGTAGGTGAAACAGTATGTCCGCTTGACGCGCAAGAAGCATTGCCTCCGCTTCGTATTGACGAACCGACGTTACAAATGACGTTTCTTGTGAACAATAGCCCGTTTGCAGGACGAGAAGGAAAACATGTGACCGCAAGAAAAATTGAAGAACGTCTTCGTTTACAGTTAGAAACAGACGTCTCGCTTCGCGTGGAGCCGACCGATTCGCCAGATGCATGGATCGTGTCAGGTCGCGGAGAGCTTCATTTATCGATTTTAATTGAAAATATGCGCCGTGAAGGTTTTGAACTGCAAGTATCAAAGCCAGAAGTCATTATGAAAGAAATCGATGGCGTCATGTGCGAGCCAGTTGAGCGCGTGCAAATTGACATTCCAGAAGAATATACAGGGGCGATTATGGAGTCGCTCGGTGCGCGCAAAGGGGAAATGATCGATATGATCAACAACGGAAACGGGCAAGTGCGCCTTATTTTCCTCGTTCCTGCGCGCGGATTAATCGGCTATCGGACGGAATTTATGTCGCTTACGCGCGGATACGGTATTTTAAACCATTCGTTCGACAGCTATCAACCTGTCATCCAAGGGCAAATTGGCGGCAGACATCAAGGGGTACTCATTTCGATGGAGACAGGAAAAGCGACGGCTTATGGCATTATGCAAGTCGAAGACCGCGGCGTTATTTTCATCGAGCCGGGAACGGAAGTGTATGAAGGAATGATTGTTGGCGAACATAGCCGCGACAACGATTTAGTTGTGAACGTATGCAAAATGAAACATGTGACAAACGTTCGCTCATCGACAAAAGAACAAACGGTGACGATGAAAAAACCGCGTCTCATGACGTTAGAAGAAGCGCTCGAATATTTAAACGACGACGAATATTGTGAAGTGACGCCACAATCGATTCGCTTGCGCAAAAAAATATTAGATAAAAACGAACGCGAAAAAATTGCGAAAAAGAAAAAACTCGCTGAGCAAAAGAAATAG